Proteins from a genomic interval of Oncorhynchus kisutch isolate 150728-3 linkage group LG28, Okis_V2, whole genome shotgun sequence:
- the LOC116358174 gene encoding oligodendrocyte-myelin glycoprotein: MSDNRSNPGKSLISIAAATPVFQETKAGAQPGLGTTEERRDWNAKMRKRRVLLMPHSGPPHCVAILWLLMLLCLQALAVCPPMCTCNRSHREVDCSWRGLRTLPLGLQHNLHSLNLSHNHIHDLDGQLSTFAHLRTLDLSHNRLVHLPTTLPKALWELHAAANHIHLLDKNDTAYQWNLRVLDLSNNKLERAVFINNTLTSLRLLNFSNNHFWTVPTNMPASLETVDLSHNSLVQILPGTLNRMSRLTTFYLHSNRFSSVGPEAFSQLGSLSLLSLGDNPWACEHQTNITHLLAWLQHTSTRVLGCPCHTHSVCGEPHPARTGGWHFASYTQPPLAAGTQEERSHPPPPEAHTRWPWYLSESALLNTQLHTRRAPGRPSGPENNNLFTDHYPFTSTPLAISTLPTDRSHTESSTSTTDDTFITDTTFTTDSIYTTDTAFTTNNPSTIPRRTATLRTRSVKRANQGGSPDHNTSPAPSARSTLPLVLNLWLLLTLTLYVL, from the exons ATGAGCGACAACCGGTCAAACCCAGGAAAATCCCTCATCAGCATTGCAGCAGCCACTCCAGTGTTTCAGGAGACAAAGGCAGGAGCTCAGCCTGGGCTGGGgaccacagaggagaggagagactggaatGCAAAGATGAGGAAAAG GCGTGTGCTACTGATGCCCCACAGTGGCCCTCCCCACTGTGTGGCCATACTATGGCTGTTGATGCTGCTGTGTCTTCAGGCCCTGGCTGTCTGCCCCCCCATGTGTACCTGTAACCGCAGCCACAGAGAGGTGGACTGTTCCTGGAGGGGCCTGAGGACGCTGCCCCTGGGCCTGCAGCACAACCTGCACTCCCTCAACCTGTCTCACAACCATATCCATGACCTGGATGGCCAGCTGAGTACCTTCGCCCACCTTCGCACCCTGGACCTGTCCCACAACAGGCTGGTCCACCTGCCCACCACCCTGCCAAAGGCACTGTGGGAGCTCCACGCTGCAGCCAACCACATCCACCTACTGGACAAGAATGACACGGCCTACCAGTGGAACCTGCGGGTCCTAGACCTGTCCAACAACAAGCTGGAGCGGGCCGTGTTCATCAACAACACCCTGACCAGCCTGCGCCTGCTCAACTTCAGCAACAACCACTTCTGGACCGTGCCCACCAACATGCCAGCCAGCTTGGAGACAGTAGACCTGTCCCACAACTCCCTGGTGCAGATCCTGCCTGGCACTCTGAACCGGATGTCCAGGCTGACCACCTTCTACCTGCACTCCAACCGCTTCTCCTCTGTGGGCCCTGAGGCCTTCAGCCAGCTGGGCAGCCTGAGCCTCCTCTCCCTGGGGGACAACCCCTGGGCCTGTGAGCACCAGACCAACATCACCCACCTGCTGGCCTGGCTCCAGCACACATCCACCCGCGTGCTTGGCTGCCCCTGccacactcactctgtctgtggAGAGCCCCACCCGGCCAGGACTGGAGGATGGCACTTTGCCTCCTACACTCAGCCTCCCCTGGCTGCTGGTACTCAGGAGGAGAGGAGCCACCCTCCTCCCCCAGAGGCACACACCAGGTGGCCTTGGTACCTGTCCGAGTCTGCCCTGCTCAACACCCAGCTCCACACCAGGAGAGCCCCAGGACGCCCCAGTGGACCAGAGAACAACAACCTCTTCACAGACCACTACCCGTTCACTTCAACCCCTCTGGCCATTTCCACCCTGCCCACTGACAGGTCCCACACCGAAAGCAGCACGTCAACCACAGACGACACCTTCATAACAGACACAACCTTTACTACTGACAGCATCTACACTACAGATACAGCCTTCACCACTAACAACCCCTCTACCATCCCAAGGAGAACGGCCACCCTCCGCACCAGGAGTGTCAAGAGGGCCAACCAGGGTGGCTCCCCGGACCACAACACCAGCCCAGCCCCCAGCGCCAGGTCAACACTCCCACTAGTACTGAACCTGTGGCTCCTCCTGACTCTCACCCTGTACGTTCTCTGA